The Deinococcus aquaedulcis genome includes a region encoding these proteins:
- a CDS encoding MBL fold metallo-hydrolase, translating to MYFKRFYDTDLAQASYLLGCQKTGECLVVDPVRDIAQYLDEANRQKLRVTHVTETHIHADYLSGSRELAQATGAQLLLSGEGSDGWQYTYEGSNPVKLRDGDRFMVGNVRIQAVHTPGHTPEHLSFLVTDTPRGDIPSMILTGDFVFVGDLGRPDLLDEAAGAQDTRFIGARQMFASLRDKFLTLPDYVQVWPGHGSGSACGKALGAVPTTTVGYERALSWWGQLVAQGNEDAFTQQLLSGQPDAPLYYGRMKTENRDGPALLGKVQPLAELSTEAVKAKLAAGARLIDTRTKESHQAAAPVGSVNIPDGGTLETWAGWLLTPDREFILLAPRDRAEDLRRKLWMVGLDHVIGFLASAEGLETVSAQPIPATELDSHPKALILDVRAKTEYEEGHIPGARQLHAGRLPWRLDTLPRDREIIVHCQGGARSATAASLLRAEGFNVLELAGGYDAWAKTQNT from the coding sequence ATGTACTTCAAACGCTTCTACGACACGGACCTGGCCCAGGCGTCTTACCTGCTCGGCTGCCAGAAGACCGGCGAATGTCTGGTCGTGGACCCCGTGCGCGACATTGCGCAGTACCTTGACGAGGCCAACCGCCAGAAGCTGCGCGTGACACACGTCACCGAGACGCACATCCACGCCGACTACCTCTCCGGCAGCCGCGAGCTGGCGCAGGCCACGGGCGCGCAGCTGCTGCTCTCTGGCGAGGGCAGCGACGGCTGGCAGTACACGTACGAGGGGTCCAATCCGGTCAAGCTCCGTGACGGCGACCGCTTCATGGTGGGGAACGTCCGCATTCAGGCTGTTCACACGCCCGGCCACACCCCGGAACACCTGAGCTTTCTGGTGACCGATACTCCCCGGGGCGACATACCGAGCATGATCCTGACCGGCGACTTCGTCTTTGTTGGCGACCTGGGGCGCCCGGACCTGCTTGACGAGGCAGCCGGCGCCCAGGACACCCGCTTCATCGGCGCGCGGCAGATGTTCGCCTCGCTGCGCGACAAGTTTCTGACGCTGCCCGACTACGTGCAGGTCTGGCCGGGTCACGGCTCTGGCAGTGCCTGCGGCAAGGCGCTCGGCGCGGTGCCGACCACCACGGTGGGGTACGAGCGGGCGCTGAGCTGGTGGGGCCAGTTGGTGGCGCAGGGCAATGAGGACGCCTTCACCCAGCAGCTGCTCTCTGGGCAGCCTGACGCTCCGCTGTACTACGGGCGCATGAAGACCGAAAACCGCGATGGTCCGGCCCTGCTGGGTAAGGTGCAGCCATTGGCCGAACTGAGCACCGAGGCCGTGAAGGCGAAGTTGGCCGCTGGTGCCCGCTTGATCGACACCCGCACGAAAGAATCGCACCAGGCCGCCGCGCCTGTGGGGAGCGTCAACATTCCCGACGGCGGCACGCTGGAGACGTGGGCGGGCTGGCTGCTGACCCCGGACCGCGAGTTCATCCTGCTGGCACCCAGGGACCGCGCCGAAGATCTTCGCCGGAAGCTGTGGATGGTGGGTCTGGACCACGTGATCGGCTTTCTTGCCAGCGCCGAGGGCCTGGAGACCGTCTCTGCTCAGCCTATCCCCGCGACCGAGCTGGACTCGCATCCCAAGGCCCTGATTCTGGACGTGCGGGCGAAGACGGAGTACGAGGAAGGCCATATCCCCGGTGCGCGGCAACTGCACGCTGGACGCCTTCCCTGGCGCCTGGACACCCTCCCGCGAGACCGCGAAATCATCGTGCACTGCCAGGGCGGGGCCCGCAGCGCGACCGCCGCCAGTCTGCTGCGCGCTGAGGGCTTCAACGTGCTGGAACTTGCCGGAGGCTACGACGCCTGGGCGAAGACACAAAACACCTGA
- a CDS encoding rhodanese-like domain-containing protein, whose translation MTYQDIFTTELDGKKRHGARLIDVREREEYVAGYIPDAVNLPLSELVGREAEIGPKTVLVCASGNRSSQAAAYLASQGKTDLMNLSGGMAAWRREGRAVHQGEQP comes from the coding sequence ATGACCTACCAAGACATTTTCACGACTGAACTCGACGGCAAGAAGCGTCACGGCGCTCGGCTGATCGACGTGCGCGAGCGCGAAGAGTATGTCGCCGGGTATATCCCCGATGCCGTCAATCTTCCCCTGAGCGAACTTGTCGGCCGTGAGGCCGAAATCGGGCCGAAGACTGTGCTGGTCTGCGCCAGCGGCAACCGGTCCTCGCAGGCCGCAGCTTATCTGGCTTCCCAGGGCAAGACGGATCTGATGAATCTTTCGGGCGGCATGGCGGCCTGGAGACGTGAGGGCCGCGCCGTCCACCAGGGC